GTTGCGCCGATCTGGGTCATTATGCACTATCGCACCAAGGCGCGTAAGTCAGCGGGTTTTACCGAAGCGGATTACCAACTCATCCAGCGATTGGAGTCACATGTCAAGACCATGGAAGCGCGCATCCAAA
The genomic region above belongs to Gammaproteobacteria bacterium and contains:
- the pspB gene encoding envelope stress response membrane protein PspB; amino-acid sequence: MDPTTLFFVPLIVFMIFVAPIWVIMHYRTKARKSAGFTEADYQLIQRLESHVKTMEARIQNLEKILDAEVPEWRQHYER